In Flavobacteriales bacterium, one genomic interval encodes:
- a CDS encoding NAD(P)-binding domain-containing protein: MGKTKKTKIAILGGGNMGAAIARGLVRSGNYKANQITITRRSVKKLDDFAADGYNVTNNNAEAVANSEIVILAVLPQQLKTVLKSIGKSIDVKQHLVMSLVTGANNNAIAAHLPARARIIRVMPNTAIAIMESMTCICVTNASKVDIKVTKELFDLVGETILLEEEYIRAATALCSCGVAFFLRAIRAAAQGG, from the coding sequence ATGGGAAAAACAAAAAAAACAAAAATTGCAATACTAGGTGGCGGCAACATGGGTGCAGCTATAGCTAGAGGTTTAGTGCGATCTGGAAACTACAAAGCGAATCAGATTACGATAACACGAAGAAGTGTTAAAAAGCTAGATGACTTTGCAGCTGACGGATACAATGTAACAAATAATAACGCCGAGGCTGTGGCCAATAGCGAGATTGTAATCCTTGCGGTTTTACCACAGCAATTAAAAACGGTTTTAAAAAGCATTGGCAAAAGCATTGATGTTAAGCAACATCTCGTAATGTCTTTAGTTACTGGCGCTAACAACAATGCCATCGCTGCACATTTACCTGCGCGAGCGAGGATCATAAGAGTGATGCCAAATACGGCTATTGCTATCATGGAATCAATGACATGTATTTGTGTAACCAATGCTTCCAAAGTAGATATTAAGGTTACTAAAGAATTATTCGATTTGGTAGGTGAAACTATCCTACTCGAAGAAGAGTATATTCGTGCAGCTACGGCTTTATGTTCTTGTGGTGTAGCGTTTTTTCTTCGAGCAATTAGAGCTGCTGCACAAGGAGG